GAACTGTGCTCGCAAAATGCAACAAGGTGGGACAACGTATAAACAACCAAACGGATACACAGACCAGTACAAACCAGGGTGCAACAGAGCGGTGGGCTGGGGTGGCGGCGCTAAATAGGGCTCgcagaaaatatataaaaaggaaGGCGTGCGGGATAACTGTgaggggttagagaggggtgctggtggtggtggtggaggatgggGTGGTGGAgacgggggtggtggtggtgggtcacTACGAGATGACGGGCTACCGTTCACAAAGCAGATCTCAGCGCAGACCGTCCAGGGAGAAGTGCTCCCGCCGTGTAGCAGTTTGGTTTGGCCGGGTTTTGGACCAGTCTCCCCATCAGCTGCTTTACTGACCCAGCTCAGAGAGAGCTCATACCCAGGTCGGACCCGGACTTTGCACTGAAGTAGAAGTTAAAACATCTGACCCGGGGGGCGTCCGGATTAGGTCCATGGCAACCCCTCGTCTCAGAGGGTGTTCTCCCAGTGCCTGAGCTGAATCTTTAACCCAGAGTCACTTCCCTTTAAAGATTCTCTTTCATGCATGCGCTCTATAGGCGAGTTGGACTGAGCATGTGAACCATGCAGCCGGCCCATTTGAGGAGCGTTGTATGCATCATCGTAGGCATCCTTTGTTTTGCGTTGGTCGATGAATGGATGATGGATACAAGTCAAATGGGTCAGGccgatgggggtggggggggtggtgggggtggcgggTCAACGCGTCAGCATAGATACCACTTTGTGAAGGCATGCCCGTGTTTCTAACAGCAAGAGGGTGTTGCTGGGCGACCCGGCTACCTCGTCTtcctccacctggggggggCTCGGCTGGGTGGGGCTCTGAGCCGGCGGGCTCTGGTTCTTCCGCCGGATGGAGCTACGAGACCCGTCAGTGATACTCTGAATCTGAACAAAAGGGGGGGGAGGCGGTTGTCATGGGTGACGGGAGAGgtcgcttcccccccccccggggaagCCACCGCACGCAGGGGGAACGTGTTGGGGTGGGGGATCGAACCGCCGGGACTAGTTCTATCAGAGATGTCCAGTGCTTGTTTCGCTtagcttgacacacacacacacacacacacacacacacacacacacacacacacacacacacacacacacaggtcccctTAAAAAAAGAGCGTTATTCTCAACGAAAGCACACCTGTAATGAAACAGCGTCATGATACGAAGAGGAGACATAGCAAGGCCTCCATATCAAGGACCATCTACACAAGCCAATTTGTTTGATTAGGATTGTTTGCTCCCGGTGAAGGCCAGGGGGTCTCGGCGTGgttctctttacctctctctccctctcgttccGGGACAGCTGCATCTGCTTCAGCATCTGGGACCTCTGCTCCATGACCAGGGTCTTCTCGTAGGTGAAGGCCGAGATGTCGCTGTCGTGCTGCGGGACCACAAGAGCAACCCCCCGTGAGACGGAGTCACACACTGCCATCGCCCCATCGGCAATCTGATCGTGTGAGCGCTGCATTCTGGGAGATGCATATGGGCCGCAGCACGCCAATGCAATGCCAAACTATTTGAAGGCTGATTGATTTGACCACATGCATTTTAGAGCCACAAATTGAGAACATCTGCCTTGGGATTCTTCACAATCACAGCAAGGAAGACACACGGATACAATTGTAATGGTCTGTcttttaaatgtatttgaatattTGTTCAATCAAAAGCATCATTCTTAGCATAGGTGGCAATGAGGAGTTTACAATCCTCCATTGAATCCACTAGTTTTGAACAAGAGGATGGCATAAAACACCTGAAAACACAGGACGAGATGCTTTGACGGCTTTCTAGCACTTCACTCAAGCAGGGATTACTGCTTGCAGCAAAGTGGAAAATACACAATGCAAAGCGTGGTCCATTTTGGGCAGGGTTCCCAGAGCGAGGTCCCGGCCAGGGCTCAGGAGGGAGCGGGCCActcaccatctccaccacctccacctcggcGTCCAGCCGCAGGTGGTACAGGAACATCTGCAGGTCCTTCTTCATCTGGATGGAGTTGTCGTCCATCTGGGCCACGGTGAAGATGCGCATCTTGCACTTCCTCCACACCTGAGcggagagacggacggaggagGATCACCCGTTTAGTATAgccgaaggaggaggaggacaagaagGACGGATGATAGAAGACAACGGGCAGATGAGGTGGTCCATTGTAGAGAGaggcaaaataaaaaacattgctTATCAATAACTTATAAATCCATGAACACTTAACGGTACTTAATTGATCTAGCAGCCTTCAGATAAACATCCAGCCTACAGTGCCTCACATAGCCACATTAGAGCGCGGTTGAGCCTTCAGATAAACATGCAGCCTACAGAGCCTCACATAGCCACAGTAGAGCGcggttgacccctgaccttgtGCTGACGCAGCAGGAAGGGCAGCAGCATGAGCATGCCTCCGTCGTGCACCACCCACCACACGTCGATGGTGCCCTCGCCCAGGCGCTCCAGGTTGCCGGGGAAGCTGTCCACGTTCTTGGCCACAAGCAGCGCGTGGTGCGTCGCCGTGGTCTCCCTCACCGTCTCTGGGggccggagggagggagggagggagggagggagggacacacgagggagagacagagagacaaaggggggagagacggagacatagagagaaaaGGATGACGACGCTAAAATAGTCTTATTACGCTCaaccgtgtgtgtctgtgtgtgtgtctgtgtgtgtctgtgtttctggctGGCGTTAATCAGCCTCATAGGGAAATAGCTGAAAATACCTTTTAGTCAAGAGAACCAAGGAGTCCTGAAAAATTTGACTGACATTTGACTGTGACGGCAAACACAACCTCGGTGCGTCAGCGCTTGCATTCCTGCATCACCTTGCCCTGCCGACTCTGGTTCATTCCCTAATCCTTTCTGGACCTCCGTCCAGCTCAGTGGTACCGGTCCAGCCCTCACCTATAAAGTTCTTCCAGGAGGCGGGGTCATTGGACTGCTTCCAGGTGCCGGGCCAGGCCATCAACACCGTGTTGTGCTTCATGCCCCCCAGGCCGGCCGACTGGATGAGGTGGGAGAATCCGTCCCTCAGGTTGGACGACACCACCACGTGGCAGAAGCCCTTGGTGCGCTCCGCCGCCATGGAGGACTTGATGTTCTGGAGGACGCAGGGAGGAAGGAGacgggggggaagaggaggagaaaagagggaggcagggaggatgTCAAGCAGAATAAATAGGAAAGGGAAAAGACATAGAGGAACGGATCAGACTGGTTGAAAACAATGACCTCCTACCGGATGACTCTGAAGATCTACTCACATTCTTATGGCTTTAGTGAAACCCTATTGCTTTAGTTTCATAATGAGTCATACTATGCCTAGGGCATCAGAACATATAACTTGGTTGCTTTAATTCTAGACTTGATGCCTACTTCTTGACTAGTTGGGTCGCTATGTCACCTGGCAGCAGCCCATGACGGTGGCCTATGTATGAGGGACTTTTAGTGTGGCGGGGTTAAAGCTCCTGCACTCCAACTAGTCCCCGGtgaccacttcctgtccccgGGTGTTACTCCAGTTCACACACGGCTTCTGCTGCTCAGACTGTTACTATGACGACGTTACTACATGCTCTACGGCTGGCCCTGCCATGAAAGGCTGCAGGGGGTTCTTAGGGGACAACGTAGTCTAGCTCATCATACACTACCTGCCTGGTTTCTAATGGTGTCTACATGTTTAGTACAACCACCGTCCCTACATCAGGACTAAGGCGGCTACATGACCTAAAAGAAACAGTGGATGCTTAACCTGTCTTGTCTTTGACTGGTTTTCGTTTAATATCATTTCTTTTCTGCAACCTTTTCAGAAAGGAACCATTTcacatttcatttcattcacCGCTATGTGGGCCTGCCCGCTAAACAGTGCATTCACAGTGATCCGTGGATGCAGGGATCCCTCGGTCCCTTTTAAAGGTTTATCCTGTTACCACTGGGTAGACTTACAGAGATGTGCTGGCCCTCAACCTAGCCTGAATATAGGCCTATCATGAGTGTATAATGACAGGCCGTATAAATAACCATGACATGCTTATGAATTCTTAAACGCTCCAACGCTCCGAACGGTTAATATTGGGAATAGACCAAGAACCCTGGATTTGGGTTGTCTAATCCTGAAGTTAATCTTGTGTTGAGGATTGCTGAGGACAGGAGAAGTAATCTGCTGAATGAAATTGCTTTTCTAGAGCAAGTCAGGCCAAATATAGTCATGTGTCAGGTGTTGAATCACCTATGAAGTGTACTGCTCATTTCGGCCAGCATGTGGCAGCACTGGTCTGGTCAGTCGAATTTGGACTGTAGTTGACCTCATTCTTCTGAATCAACTATTTTCACTGCATCAAGCATGGCAGAGTATGTGTTCCtgccgtgtgtgtatgcatgtgtagctgctgtgtgtctatgtatgtgcaccacctctgtgtgtatatgcgtacCTGCTGTGTCGGTATACgtttgtgtgtacctgctgtgtgcgtatatgtgcgtgtctctgtgtgcgcgcgtgcgtgcgtgtgtctaccTGCTCAGCCGTCTTGGCCTCAGAGTCCTTGGTCAGATAGGTGCCCTCCAGCACGTTGCCCACGATGGTGAGCCCCTTGCCGGCCTTCAGCTGGGTGGTGAGGGACAGCAGGCGCGGGTGCTTCACCGCCAGGTCCGTGTCCACGTTGAGCAGCACCAGCATCTGGGGCCTGGGCACCGTgaacagggaggagaggggtgttCAACAACAGCCTTCTCATCGGCAACAAAAATAACATCTTGCCTTTCCCCAACAGTCTCCACATTGCATCGTCTGTGAATCCAACCGTGATCACAGGTAAGCCCTCCACATGCGTTCTGCCTTGTTTGTCCAAACTCGCATGCAATGTTTTTCCAAACTCACTCACATGTTGGACAGCGTGATAAAACGCTAATCAATGAATGTGTCACAGCAAGGTGTCATTACCCAAATGTACACTAGAGGGTGGTTTATCAACTAGCGAGCAAAACAACTAAGAGGATAGAGCTCAAAAAATGTCTGTTCCAGACAGCGCATATGTTTTGTATTCTATTTGAGCGTCTCATACTTTAACAATTACACAATTTCAATGTTTACACAGCTAAGCTCGGTTAGCTGCAGCCGGCAACTAAATGGTTTTGAACCACGGCCTTCTGGGCAATTAACCAATCAGTGATGCGCAGCACCTGGGCGAACACTCAGGTAAACACAGCAGAGCCGCACCTCCAGTTCTTGGTGTGCGGGGGCGCCTCCTCTAGGCGAATGAGAGCGTAGCGGGCAGCGTTCAGGGAGAGGCCACGGATCCCATCGCCCCATTCCTTCTccgccctggagagagagacagatcagTACCGACCAATCTTAAAAACAATTCTAATAATAAAATATGCAACAAACACAatgcaaaaaatatagataCAATATACGTCAATAAATTAAAATAGATGTAGTATGAGAAAATTATGGCTACGTTGTTGGGACAACTTTGCAGAGAGGCGATTGACACACCTCTTGGTTTACACTGATCGCCGTCACTATGAACTGTTAGTTCCAGTGTCTAGTGGTGTGGTGTGGAGCAGCGCGCTCACCCGCGGTATTCGATGTACTTGTAGATGAGGCCGGCGATCACCATGGCCACGATGGCGTAGTACCAGGACGAGATGAAcatgagggagagacacaggctCATCCCCAGGAACGACAGCGCCCTGCAGGGGGAGACGGTAGGGGAGTGTACCGCCACAGTTAGGCAAACAGAGCGATAACCAAACACAACGCTAGTCTTTAATGATGCGCCATGCAAATTGGTTCACGTGCCACAGgcattattttctttttgtgtgtgtgcacagctgTGTGCGCCTGACTTTAAGAGAGGACAgactccacacacaaacagggacaCTAATTGATCAAAGGGCCTGTGATCATAGATCAAAGACAACGGCCTATCCTGTTAGTTTTGAACTAACGTGGCTGGGCACTGCTCCCAAAACGACTCTGGCAGCAGGCCGGGCCAGTGAGATCACTGATGCACTAACTAGGTCTGAGCTGGGGCGGATGATGCAAGGCTCACACTACAGGACGTATGACCTGATTTTGACGTCAAAGACACAGGACACATTCTCCAGTCCCTGCATAATATGGGAGATATCTGAAGGAAATACTGGTTCCATTGGGTTGATGGATGTGGTCAAAGATGCGATTATGATGGAGCTCGTCAGGCTCTCTGCAGTGACGCATGGCTCTAATGGAATGTCCCCATTGAACGAGTCAGTGCACATTAAACCCAGTGCAGCTGATCTTGCCAGTGTTTAGACACGAGGTGGGGAGCGGCGTTATCTCAGCTCCCCAGTTGTCCATTTTCTGAGTTTATGAATAGCCTACTTCAATCGAAAGCCATCATTTAAGTGTGTTAGTACAACAAGGCTTAAACTGCAAACATTTATCCGTGACTCTGATCGAcccagaatcccccccccccccctccttggcgCCGGTGACCCACCAGTGGTAGTACTTGAAGCGTGGCCTCCAGTTGGGCGTCCTGAGCAGCGTCTGAACGGCACAGGCCAGGTTGACAAAGAGGTAGCACATCAGGAAGAACCTGGAGGGAAGAGCAAGCGATGGAGACTCATGGAGCAACTCAAAGTAACAATGCCGTCGCATGGTCTTACAAAGTACAAGTACAGTTCAGTAGTGATGGATGCGAGCCATCTCCCATTTCCAAAAGTAAATCCAACGCGAACAGAAATAAATAAGGATGAATAATGCAGGAGTAACATCGGAGGATGTGTGCACCCCATTgatagataatttttttttaatctagattattCTAGATTAATTCcgaaattaatctagattaatctagattaaaatggcaaacggcaaaaaatctgttcgtttaccttgacagcggtcaattatactgggaaatggtgatttatcaaatataattcaccgccggaagttgtgaagtgcccatgcaagtgaacggagcataaacaaaaataattgacagctgaacgttgggaaggcccatgcaagtgaatggagcagtctacagcattgagaagagccgtgtaataatccataataatgtaaggtttagaagttaaatatttgaaagttgtagaataaattaatataatttatattggagttaatttgctagaaatgtacttacaatttttagtcagttaatcatttacatatttatgttacacaattattacatatttacatgtaacacagtcaggatattctgttgaatctgcctctctgattccctcacgtttacctcagtctaaattctagcttctgattggttagttcagtcacgtgatggtccgaacaaggaagtgtttgaaaatagattaacagcgatattttttttatcgcgcgataaaagtttcgcgttaacgcagccgttaacgccgataacggcccaccactactAAAAATTCAAAATAACTTTCAGAGAAGAATAAACCAATATTGACGATATTGGGTTTGATATCAGCCCACCcattgggctgtgtgtgtgtgagtgtgtgtatgagtgagtgagttcaaCTGACATGGAGAGGATGGGGGCTACAGCGTCCAGGGAGGCGATGAGGATGCCGATCTCACAGATCCCACCGGTCAGCAGCAGAGCCCAGGTGGGCTCACCGTTAGCCTTCCCATGGCCaaacacctgcaacacacacacaggcacgttcACAACATATTCATCGACATACATGGCAACATTCGCTCAGGGAGCGAGAGAATGCTGACTtgcaaccggaaggttgctggttcgatcccgggCTCCAGTTTCAAggtttccctgagcaaggcccctcgccctaactgctcctgacgatcTGGCTGTTGCCATGCATGGTCGACACTGCCTTcgtagtgtgcatgtgtgtacgaacgagtgaatgttaggcaataattgtaaagcgctttgagtggccattgtttagaaaagtgctgtataTATACTTCCCATTTACATACAAGCAACACAAACCATTAGGGTAACTTGActgcagaatgtgtgtgttggtagggggggggggggggggggtgacttaCCGCCAGGAAAGGGACAATGCCATCTCGTGCGATGGCTTGCAGTAGGCGTGGCGCCCCAGTCAAGCTCTGAAGCCCCGCCCCACAGCAGGAGAAGAACGAGCCAATCACAATCACCCACGGTGACGGCCAGGACAGCGTGCCAATCACAAGGTTCCGTTTTACAGAGTCGCCAAACCTGCAGAGTGGTTGCGGATGGAGACTTTTAGTTTCAAAAAGAGGCCGTCTGAAAGACTTAGAAACATCTCACACTTGACAGTCCATgctaaacaagaaaaaaatagtTTGCTGCAGATTAACGCTCACTGGAGGAGCAGACAATGTGAGCGGTGTACAACGTACAAGTTCACATCCTGTATGATATCTGACCCTCATACTTACTTGTCTCTGAGCAACACAGTGTCAATGCAGGCACCAAACAGCACCACGGAGGTCAAGTCTGGAGCACACCGTTAAGGAGAGAACCTATACTCTTCTAGAGGACAATTCAATTATGCTGAATGTGATACATGTTATTCATAGAGGTCAAAGGCCAAACATCAGGTTTCTTGGACTCACAATCCCGTTGCAAAAATTGCAATACATAGagttaaataaaaaagaaaataataataataaagaaaatattaaGTGTAGCCTTTTTGACATCACTCTTTGATAGAAATGTCATGGCAGCGGATGAGAGGATACAAATGAATGTGGTGGTTGCTATGGCCAGGATTGTCCCGATGGGGATGGACTTCTGGGCGTCCCGCAGGTCTCCCGATCGGTTGGAGCCGGCCATGATGCCTGGAGACAAGTCAGACAACATTTTAGACCGTTTGTTGTTTCAGGCCTAGTTTAACTAATTTGATGGTGTTCATGTAAACTAAGGTATTCATTATACATTTAATCGGTTAACCCTTACCCTGATGCTAAGGCTATATAATAACCCTTATGCATTAAGTGACATTAACTCACGGTTAATTAACGTTCCCTTCATGTGACGTGCTGTGAAGTATGTGTAAAGCCAAGAGTCGTACCGGTGACCGAGGGGAAGTAGATGCCCACCAGCAGCGTGAAGAAGGAGGCGATGTCGTTGACCACGTAGGGCAGGTACACGTCCTGGGAAGTGTCCGCCGCCAGCACCGCCGGCTGCCTCGGCTTCTCCACCAGCATGCCCAGCGGCCCGTAGTCCGACCACATGTTGTCTGGGGGGGAGACGGCCGTTAGAACACACACGGTGGTCACGTAGCGCCTGgcaggaggggaagagaggaggccCTGCATTGTCTGACACTGTGGCGGAGCACAATGGATTCTGTAACATGCCAAGGGCAGACGGACCGGGGGGATTAAGTAAGAGTTGTAGTGTGCTTGAAAACATCCTGTCTTAAGTGGCTGGTATTTTTATTGACCGGTGCTCCAGACCAGGTCATTGTAGTGCAGGTCACCATGTGCCAGCAGGGATTTGTGTTACTCTGCATTTGGAAAGTCAAAAGCCAATAATTACTTTTTTGACTTAACTAGTTGAAGTTTGCAAAAAAAAGACATACTGGGAAATTTGATGCAAAATGATGCAATGCTGTGAAATGTCCTGGCGTAGCCATTCCAAAGATCCTCGGGATATTTGTGTCATCTCGTTCAtgttttgaaatataaataGTTTAGAAAAACCAAACAATCGCACAGATTGCCCTACATGGCACTGCACGACATTAAATTATGCATCCCCAATGGATtcaaaggtggtggtggtggtggtggtggagggcggACGCAGTGTTCTGACCTGAGATGACACCGCTGGTGAGCCCGGGGATGCCCTGTATCACCGTGACGTTGTTAAGGACAAAGTACTCGTTGCAGGAGGCGTTGAGCGCCCTAGAGCCTCCACAGAAGAGCGCCCACAGCGCCGTGCCGACCGTCTGGTTGCCCACCTCCTCCGTCTTCAGACACTTGTCAAAGTTCAGGTTCTGGAGCGTTCGGTTTCCCAGCAGACACACACTACGGcacgggggagaggagaggtacaTCAATGTCAAACTCTGGTCCACGCTCTTATTTCTTTAAGTCTTTGTCCCAGTGTGAACTGCTTGTGAACTCCAGGCTTACAGGGACCTCTGAAATGCTTTCGGAGAGAGAAAAGCCCTCAATCCCGCTCGCTGAGTGTAACCATGCAACATTATGGTGTACGGGAAAAGCATGTCACGTTACAGAGAGAGGACTCACGGGAAGTCTGGAGGGTCGAAGGCGGTCTTGATGACCCCGGCGTAAATGGCAAGGATGGAGAGGACGACGCAGGCCAGGAAGACCAGCGCCAGCTTGTTCACGTACTTGACCCCCACGAACACCACCAGGGACATCAGCGTCAGGCAGCAGGTGCCATACACGCGCATGTTGTTCAGCAGGGCGGCCGGCtcgtcctccttcttctccgccACGAAGATGGCCGCCTGCGGCACGATGTAGGTCTGACCAAACGCAAGCACAGGGAGAAGGCTTTAGGATGTGCCTGATGCAAGGATAGGGAGGTGGCTTTAGGGTGTCCGACCCAAGCACAGGGAGAAGGCTTTTGGCTGGGTTCAGCTCTGATCAGGGTTTGGCTTTTAGGGTAAAAACCATGGATCGCAGGTGTGATGCGGTCTGTATTCGGTGCGTTGAAGttccaaataaaaaaattacataTTTTGGGAATGGATGGAAATGTACGCACGAATCATGACAGCATGCTCACCAGTAGGATCTCTATGGTGCCCAGAATGTACATGGAGCCAGCGAAGGTGGTGCCCAGATAGAAGCAGAGGCCCACCGCTCCACCAAACTCAGGCCCCAGAGATCTTGAAATCATGTAGTAGGAACCTCCAGCTGAAGGGAAGGGTACAGGCAAACGATTTGTTTTTAAATCTTATTTTACTCAATTCATCCCATTTTTAATTGCGTCAATATTCTTTATGACACAACCAATGAGCACAGACCGTCAAAAGCTAAAGCTGAACCCGAAACTGATTTCACTAATTTAACACAGTCAATGTTAATTTATAATTATGTCCCAATAACTTCAAACTTCTGAAGTCTCACTCCTAATATCATTTAAGATTGCATCCAATTTTGGATCTAGATCAATGAGGTATTACAAAGGAACATAGTGTACGTGCAGACTTGCATGAGTACGCTTCAGAAGAACATTGGATTATTGTGTATGTTGTTCCTCTGTTCCACTGAATAAAGCCTGCTTACCTGGCACAACCCCATTGGTCGCGATTGCACTCATAGAGATGGCGGTCAGCATTGTCTGTGGACGACAGATACAGATTCATTATACAATATTTCACCTCTTGGTCCTTACATACAAACAACATACAAACACCTCACGTGATATCCTTCacttaaaatattttttcattgaAACAACACCCACAAATCTTATTGTTGCCAGGTTGTGCTAATTCTATACATCCATGGTTTTTCATGTTTGCAGTCCTATTGTGGGGCCGAGACAAAGGGTTTAGTGCAGTCATAAGCCGTGTCAGTGGGCGAAATCCGGCCCCATGCCTGTGAAATGACTTCCTTTGCTGCTTAGGCTTTAAGTCTTTGGAGATTGGTAATAGATAGCAGCTTTTCTCCGAAATCTTCACCAGAAAGCCTTCTCGTCTATAGCCCGCCTCTTACTCAACATTACTTCCGGATCAGAAGGCTAAAACCAGATATACACATAATTAATTCTTCTAAAATAAGAATATATCTAGTTCTTCTTTAACCGCAGCCAagtaaaatacttttttataaTCATTGTAGCCTTCATTGAAAAATCCATACCAgaggaaaacaaaataaattacgCCGTTAATTACAATCCGTAAATACAGTGGTTAAAATTATAAACTCATGGAGTCAATTGAGCAATTGACTCCATGACTAATCCCTTTGGCGCTACTCTCTAAAGCAGCAATTTTATAGAAAGTAGCCAACACCCTATTAAACAAGTCCAAtgaagaagggagaggagagggagatgtaTGTGAAGTTTCAGTTCCTTTGTATCGTGAGGCTAATGACATCTAATGCTGCACTGTCCCCTTAGCCTCCCGAAACCACCCTGATTGCACAATTTCAAATATTGTTCAACCATCCGGCCTCACTTTccttaaaactaaaaaaaaatggGCAGACGTATCAGCGCTAGGGATGATTTTCAGACGGAACTAAAAGGTGAACTTAGGAGATCAAGATGGTCTCAGGAGGCTGTGATGTCCAGGTCTGAATGGGCCATACCAGGAAAGGCTGGACTAAAGCCAATTAAGTTGACCAATGTGTTCCTACCTTCATAGCGTTGAAGGTCTAAGCTGCTGTGTCTTACTCAAGCCGAGACAGTGAGTGCATGGAAAAGTACAGGGTGGCTCGTCTCGTCAGCTGGAACGTTTGAGGAGCATTCTCTCGGTCTGTGCTTAGTTTTACAACTCATATCTTGAGAATCATTCACGCCACCAGAGGGAATGTTCCCGATACAGCTCCATGTGTTCTACCAAGGCTTTCCAGGAATGTATTTACAGATAATTTGGAGATAAAATCTGTTTTCTTTAACGATAACGATTTACATTTTAAAGTCAGTTTTACTACCGTCTTGGAACACCTGTGACTTCATGGGAAAACAGAACTGCACTATGTACTACACTGCTGCGTACGAGTTCCACAATGCATTTTAAATCCATGGATGCCATCTTCTCAAATGCCAAGCTTGTTT
This is a stretch of genomic DNA from Gadus macrocephalus chromosome 23, ASM3116895v1. It encodes these proteins:
- the LOC132452112 gene encoding solute carrier family 12 member 7-like isoform X4, with the protein product MGERFVVVPVGPCNGELEPPDTVFSDPAPENEGAAEDVVAGQRDPNTAVPILEYSREPNKYGDGLRKESSPFINNTDNDKAISYDGKNMALFEEEMDSNPMVSSLLNKLANYTNLTQGAQEHEEADEEEAGPKKKAVKSPQMGTFMGVYLPCLQNILGVILFLRLTWIVGTAGIVESLAIVVMCCSCTMLTAISMSAIATNGVVPAGGSYYMISRSLGPEFGGAVGLCFYLGTTFAGSMYILGTIEILLTYIVPQAAIFVAEKKEDEPAALLNNMRVYGTCCLTLMSLVVFVGVKYVNKLALVFLACVVLSILAIYAGVIKTAFDPPDFPVCLLGNRTLQNLNFDKCLKTEEVGNQTVGTALWALFCGGSRALNASCNEYFVLNNVTVIQGIPGLTSGVISDNMWSDYGPLGMLVEKPRQPAVLAADTSQDVYLPYVVNDIASFFTLLVGIYFPSVTGIMAGSNRSGDLRDAQKSIPIGTILAIATTTFIYLTSVVLFGACIDTVLLRDKFGDSVKRNLVIGTLSWPSPWVIVIGSFFSCCGAGLQSLTGAPRLLQAIARDGIVPFLAVFGHGKANGEPTWALLLTGGICEIGILIASLDAVAPILSMFFLMCYLFVNLACAVQTLLRTPNWRPRFKYYHWALSFLGMSLCLSLMFISSWYYAIVAMVIAGLIYKYIEYRGAEKEWGDGIRGLSLNAARYALIRLEEAPPHTKNWRPQMLVLLNVDTDLAVKHPRLLSLTTQLKAGKGLTIVGNVLEGTYLTKDSEAKTAEQNIKSSMAAERTKGFCHVVVSSNLRDGFSHLIQSAGLGGMKHNTVLMAWPGTWKQSNDPASWKNFIETVRETTATHHALLVAKNVDSFPGNLERLGEGTIDVWWVVHDGGMLMLLPFLLRQHKVWRKCKMRIFTVAQMDDNSIQMKKDLQMFLYHLRLDAEVEVVEMHDSDISAFTYEKTLVMEQRSQMLKQMQLSRNEREREIQSITDGSRSSIRRKNQSPPAQSPTQPSPPQVEEDEAQLIHDRNTASHAALSDAAAGVHMTWTKEKLFTERHRAREANANVAVRDLFNMKPEWENLNQSNVRRMHTAVKLNEVVVNKSQGAHLVLLNMPGPPRNRGGDENYMEFLEVLLEGLNRVLLVRGGGREVITIYS
- the LOC132452112 gene encoding solute carrier family 12 member 7-like isoform X6: MGERFVVVPVGPCNGELEPPDTVFSDPAPENEGAAEDVVAGQRDPNTAVPILEYSREPNKYGDGLRKESSPFINNTDNDKAISYDGKNMALFEEEMDSNPMVSSLLNKLANYTNLTQGAQEHEEADEEEAGPKKKAVKSPQMGTFMGVYLPCLQNILGVILFLRLTWIVGTAGIVESLAIVVMCCSCTMLTAISMSAIATNGVVPAGGSYYMISRSLGPEFGGAVGLCFYLGTTFAGSMYILGTIEILLTYIVPQAAIFVAEKKEDEPAALLNNMRVYGTCCLTLMSLVVFVGVKYVNKLALVFLACVVLSILAIYAGVIKTAFDPPDFPVCLLGNRTLQNLNFDKCLKTEEVGNQTVGTALWALFCGGSRALNASCNEYFVLNNVTVIQGIPGLTSGVISDNMWSDYGPLGMLVEKPRQPAVLAADTSQDVYLPYVVNDIASFFTLLVGIYFPSVTGIMAGSNRSGDLRDAQKSIPIGTILAIATTTFIYLTSVVLFGACIDTVLLRDKFGDSVKRNLVIGTLSWPSPWVIVIGSFFSCCGAGLQSLTGAPRLLQAIARDGIVPFLAVFGHGKANGEPTWALLLTGGICEIGILIASLDAVAPILSMFFLMCYLFVNLACAVQTLLRTPNWRPRFKYYHWALSFLGMSLCLSLMFISSWYYAIVAMVIAGLIYKYIEYRGAEKEWGDGIRGLSLNAARYALIRLEEAPPHTKNWRPQMLVLLNVDTDLAVKHPRLLSLTTQLKAGKGLTIVGNVLEGTYLTKDSEAKTAEQNIKSSMAAERTKGFCHVVVSSNLRDGFSHLIQSAGLGGMKHNTVLMAWPGTWKQSNDPASWKNFIETVRETTATHHALLVAKNVDSFPGNLERLGEGTIDVWWVVHDGGMLMLLPFLLRQHKVWRKCKMRIFTVAQMDDNSIQMKKDLQMFLYHLRLDAEVEVVEMHDSDISAFTYEKTLVMEQRSQMLKQMQLSRNEREREAQLIHDRNTASHAALSDAAAGVHMTWTKEKLFTERHRAREANANVAVRDLFNMKPEWENLNQSNVRRMHTAVKLNEVVVNKSQGAHLVLLNMPGPPRNRGGDENYMEFLEVLLEGLNRVLLVRGGGREVITIYS